A single Ptiloglossa arizonensis isolate GNS036 chromosome 2, iyPtiAriz1_principal, whole genome shotgun sequence DNA region contains:
- the LOC143143702 gene encoding uncharacterized protein LOC143143702 isoform X7 has translation MSQKNRKRKLEGEEQSIVDWEQENIFLGETRNEMESMWELPQIFHFLHLAREALNIPHLSMYEMERMLLVPRASKQLANIMTSLLSSPITKAKLRKIPPMPYEFWTNILAYKLKSWFKIYEGKHRDAVKVLETIGVEPEFWNIFPDAPLLNGKDFEELTFKQKVWLLKTVCDTVMHTRKTVQEEIAKQPWENQFETLLGTDRYGARYIYFPQFLNSDLRIYRHCLDNKILSAVKPIKPKSETNTENKVLKATDLVRKRAKYKKKKTRWSTGMASKSRKKVNKCIEKDLNDCKCTSDSATGSLINEDTNLSSTSTCNNNNNNNNNNNKINLDTINGKRSRSLSKCSEMSTEPDKTHCKNIKTSGYDTNSSAETFSDTRSAERMFKGFSKSSSSKCNIEILSGILSNLKSEVSEEKGTDDVNASSTHTSQAKLELNPMRQYLDPMVLCTVRETHQISTISKSDDEKLSETRTDQSTPEDTASLIDETEEDRSIKQNKRFVKEEKENNLNTRDRNVAESDQTSKSMDNNEIESDDDNDLSLSELRRMLQKEAMEDDFSFDEDSEIGYNLRKMKNDKTNGWTQEVEDFNEMLLELGVSKFQLVADSISSLKDLISTFLQKSSPSADTDDDLQYFKHHQSAKVHYKNEPIPLCEVKLAKKLSSLLNSLKEMEPALRDSIKKARTRLQKELGKLKAGQDAVCCSSVECQDSSGEGVGSNWWVLGSQGYPLPTPGDAPIQTLPQSTLSSAGSQSSFIKNEEHQEERVSHAEDDKHDQQEYREHKGESVQNETQGGEDNSQESAGAEEETKEESNYKEEQQTRRVLRARGISSYTEQFYSDDEIEENELEEWANIEAVYAAPSAQAGTSTPYFGTKVKYADSRTNEEDSDQDWILPSSRKRKNKRPSANRRLKSFEHKLQSIKVDELQGAAESAVTTPLNTNNDKEIPVVKEGQICKLENLTDPEDSHVNTIVENHETVVENCEAAVENPLAVVENHEPVVENHEAVVENNSKQTVPSAEVINNVENMESVHSELDIKDEGPIYDYAPCQSNNDYTANVNTNYMMVKTEPDPMNYYVMQSNAPTVMSPNTLIQPGSVVSSIVPPMPQGYYVHGGQNYIIQNPQSGFVPPQSLQPPGPQMLSPQQFVSHPGYVPYMVATTHPQREFIATNPQFLAQNLPRNPSIPIHPNPTMSIRAPPQRYPISRRNYPHPNGAVIRSSMPIRGNFPRTNNSRSARNVQQQRGTPTKVQKPRKSNMPSENSNQSKTTSLIVLSDSDDEIEMIITKKTGSTADTGKTKTTSRRNTVQSRHKPTVTSEVTVSTPKGSIPQQIIQRMSQGGISITPVKPATPVQTSNTQLVVVVNETGSHYALALPNGSKLILTPEQVAQIRASNGGKLIL, from the exons ATGTCGcagaaaaatagaaaacggAAGTTGGAGGGGGAAGAGCAGTCAATAGTTGACTGGGAGcaggaaaatattttcctagGTGAAACAAGAAATGAAATGGAATCCATGTGGGAG CTTCCACAAATATTTCACTTTCTTCACCTAGCAAGGGAAGCTCTAAACATACCTCATTTATCCATGTATGAAATGGAACGCATGCTTTTAGTACCAAGAGCTTCAAAGCAGTTGGCTAATATCATGACATCCTTATTAAG ctCTCCCATCACCAAAGCAAAATTGAGGAAGATACCACCCATGCCATATGAGTTCTGGACAAACATTTTAGCCTACAAATTAAAAAGCTGGTTCAAAATTTATGAGGGAAAACATCGGGATGCAGTAAAA GTTCTAGAAACCATTGGTGTTGAGCCAGAATTCTGGAACATTTTCCCTGATGCTCCTCTGCTGAATGGCAAAGATTTTGAGGAGCTAACTTTCAAACAAAAAGTCTGGCTTCTGAAAACAGTCTGTGATACAGTCATG CACACTCGGAAAACTGTGCAAGAGGAAATTGCTAAGCAACCATGGGAAAACCAGTTTGAAACCCTCTTAGGAACTGATCGCTATGGAGCAAGATACATTTATTTCCCACAATTTCTTAATAGTGATCTACGAATCTATAGGCATTGTCTTGATAATAAAATTCTATCTGCAGTAAAG CCTATCAAGCCAAAGTCGGAAACAAATACGGAAAATAAAGTTCTGAAGGCGACTGACTTAGTGAGGAAAAGagcaaaatataaaaagaaaaaaacacgatGGAGCACTGGCATGGCTTCaaaatcgagaaagaaagtAAATAAATGCATTGAAAAGGATCTAAACGACTGCAAGTGTACTAGCGACAGCGCTACGGGCTCCTTAATTAATGAAGATACAAATCTGAGTAGTACAAGCacctgtaataataataataataacaataataataataataaaattaatttagacACTATCAATGGGAAAAGGTCGAGAAGTTTATCAAAGTGTTCGGAAATGAGTACAGAACCTGATAAAACACactgtaaaaatataaagacGAGTGGTTACGACACAAATAGTTCAGCCGAAACGTTTTCTGACACAAGATCAGCTGAAAGAATGTTCAAAGGATTCTCGAAAAGCAGTAGTAGCAAATGTAATATAGAAATACTTAGCGGAATATTAAGTAATTTGAAGTCTGAAGTGAGTGAAGAAAAGGGGACAGATGATGTTAATGCATCATCAACGCATACCTCACAAGCCAAGTTAGAATTAAACCCAATGAGACAATATTTAGATCCAATGGTTCTCTGTACAG TTAGAGAGACGCACCAAATATCAACCATATCAAAATCTGACGATGAAAAGTTAAGTGAAACCAGAACCGATCAGAGCACACCAGAAGATACCGCTAGTCTTATTGATGAAACCGAGGAAGATAGAagtataaaacaaaataaaaggtttgttaaagaagagaaagaaaataatctgAATACTAGAGACAGAAATGTAGCAGAATCAGATCAAACTAGTAAAAGTATGGATAACAACGAGATAGAATCTGATGACGACAATGATCTTTCTCTAAGCGAATTGAGAAGGATGTTGCAGAAAGAAGCAATGGAGGATGATTTCTCTTTTGACGAGGACAGTGAAATCGGATATAACCTTCGAAAAATGAAGAACGACAAAACGAATGGCTGGACACAAGAAGTGGAGGATTTTAATGAGATGTTATTGGAACTCggtgtttcaaaatttcaactTGTAGCTGACAGCATTAGTTCATTAAAGGACCTCATATCTACTTTCTTACAAAAGAGTAGTCCAAGTGCCGATACCGATGATGAC CTTCAGTATTTCAAGCACCATCAATCTGCAAAAGTCCATTACAAA AATGAGCCAATTCCTCTGTGTGAAGTGAAACTGGCCAAGAAATTGTCATCTCTACTGAATTCTTTAAAGGAAATGGAACCAGCTTTGCGTGACTCGATAAAAAAAGCCAGAACAAGACTCCAGAAGGAACTAGGCAAATTAAAAGccgg ACAAGATGCTGTATGTTGTAGCAGTGTGGAGTGTCAGGACTCATCTGGGGAGGGTGTCGGCTCTAATTGGTGGGTTCTTGGATCGCAGGGCTATCCACTGCCAACTCCCGGAGATGCACCGATTCAAACGTTACCGCAGTCTACCTTATCCTCAGCTGGTTCCCAAAGCAGCTTCATCAAGAACGAGGAACACCAAGAGGAACGTGTCAGCCACGCAGAAGACGATAAACACGATCAACAAGAATACAGAGAGCACAAAGGTGAAAGTGTGCAAAACGAAACGCAAGGAGGCGAAGACAATAGTCAGGAAAGCGCAGGAgctgaagaagaaacgaaagaagagtcCAACTACAAAGAAG AACAACAAACTCGAAGAGTATTACGAGCCCGTGGCATCTCCTCCTACACAGAACAATTTTATTCAGATGACGAGATCGAGGAGAACGAGCTGGAAGAATGGGCCAACATTGAGGCAGTCTACGCGGCTCCCAGCGCACAGGCCGGTACATCCACTCCTTACTTTGGGACGAAAGTCAAATACGCTGACAGTCGGACAAACGAGGAGGACTCAGACCAAGATTGGATTCTACCGAGCTCTcgcaaaaggaaaaataaacgtccgt CTGCCAATAGAAGATTAAAATCATTCGAGCACAAGTTACAAAGTATCAAAGTTGATGAATTACAAGGAGCAGCAGAGTCAGCAGTGACTACTCCTTTGAATACGAATAATGACAAAGAAATACCTGTAGTCAAAGAAGGTCAAATATGTAAATTGGAGAACTTGACCGATCCAGAAGATTCCCATGTCAATACCATTGTAGAAAACCATGAAACTGTGGTAGAGAATTGTGAGGCTGCGGTGGAGAATCCCTTGGCTGTGGTAGAGAATCATGAACCTGTGGTTGAGAATCATGAGGCTGTGGTAGAGAATAATTCTAAACAAACAGTGCCTTCTGCTGAAGTGATCAACAATGTTGAGAATATGGAAAGTGTGCATTCAGAGCTGGATATTAAGGACGAAGGCCCGATCTATGATTACGCACCGTGTCAATCTAATAATGATTACACTGCAAATGTCAATACGAATTACATGATGGTGAAAACCGAACCTGATCCAATGAATTATTACGTGATGCAATCAAATGCTCCAACTGTAATGTCACCCAATACACTCATACAACCTGGATCAGTAGTCTCAAGTATCGTACCACCGATGCCGCAAGGATACTATGTACACGGAGGGCAAAACTATATTATTCAGAATCCACAATCCGGTTTTGTTCCTCCTCAATCATTACAACCGCCAGGGCCGCAGATGTTATCGCCTCAGCAATTCGttagccatcctggttatgtaCCATACATGGTGGCAACAACGCACCCGCAACGTGAATTCATTGCTACGAATCCTCAATTTCTTGCTCAAAATTTACCTCGAAATCCCTCCATTCCGATTCATCCCAATCCAACTATGTCGATTAGAGCTCCACCACAAAGGTACCCAATATCGCGCCGGAATTACCCACATCCTAATGGCGCGGTTATAAGAAGCAGTATGCCAATCAGAGGAAACTTCCCACGAACCAATAACTCTAGGTCAGCGAGAAACGTGCAGCAACAACGCGGGACTCCTACCAAGGTACAGAAACCAAGGAAATCGAACATGCCTTCAGAAAATTCAAACCAATCAAAGACTACTTCTTTGATCGTTCTCAGCGATAGTGATGACGAGATCGAAATGATCATCACTAAAAAAACCGGTTCTACGGCTGACACTGGGAAAACGAAGACTACATCTCGTAGAAACACTGTTCAGTCTAGGCATAAGCCAACTGTTACCTCAGAGGTCACAGTGAGCACACCGAAAGGGTCGATACCTCAACAAATAATACAGCGTATGAGTCAAGGGGGTATCTCGATAACGCCCGTTAAACCTGCAACGCCAGTTCAGACCTCAAATACGCAATTAGTGGTGGTCGTTAATGAAACTGGAAGCCATTATGCCTTAGCACTGCCCAATGGAAGCAAGCTTATCCTCACTCCAGAACAGGTGGCGCAGATACGAGCTTCGAACGGTGGAAAGCTAAtcttgtaa
- the LOC143143702 gene encoding uncharacterized protein LOC143143702 isoform X1, with amino-acid sequence MSQKNRKRKLEGEEQSIVDWEQENIFLGETRNEMESMWELPQIFHFLHLAREALNIPHLSMYEMERMLLVPRASKQLANIMTSLLSSPITKAKLRKIPPMPYEFWTNILAYKLKSWFKIYEGKHRDAVKVLETIGVEPEFWNIFPDAPLLNGKDFEELTFKQKVWLLKTVCDTVMHTRKTVQEEIAKQPWENQFETLLGTDRYGARYIYFPQFLNSDLRIYRHCLDNKILSAVKPIKPKSETNTENKVLKATDLVRKRAKYKKKKTRWSTGMASKSRKKVNKCIEKDLNDCKCTSDSATGSLINEDTNLSSTSTCNNNNNNNNNNNKINLDTINGKRSRSLSKCSEMSTEPDKTHCKNIKTSGYDTNSSAETFSDTRSAERMFKGFSKSSSSKCNIEILSGILSNLKSEVSEEKGTDDVNASSTHTSQAKLELNPMRQYLDPMVLCTGKSESVDNLSSISKTDDEKLNEIISAECLKLSDKNSSNFHTVRETHQISTISKSDDEKLSETRTDQSTPEDTASLIDETEEDRSIKQNKRFVKEEKENNLNTRDRNVAESDQTSKSMDNNEIESDDDNDLSLSELRRMLQKEAMEDDFSFDEDSEIGYNLRKMKNDKTNGWTQEVEDFNEMLLELGVSKFQLVADSISSLKDLISTFLQKSSPSADTDDDLQYFKHHQSAKVHYKNEPIPLCEVKLAKKLSSLLNSLKEMEPALRDSIKKARTRLQKELGKLKAGQDAVCCSSVECQDSSGEGVGSNWWVLGSQGYPLPTPGDAPIQTLPQSTLSSAGSQSSFIKNEEHQEERVSHAEDDKHDQQEYREHKGESVQNETQGGEDNSQESAGAEEETKEESNYKEEQQTRRVLRARGISSYTEQFYSDDEIEENELEEWANIEAVYAAPSAQAGTSTPYFGTKVKYADSRTNEEDSDQDWILPSSRKRKNKRPSANRRLKSFEHKLQSIKVDELQGAAESAVTTPLNTNNDKEIPVVKEGQICKLENLTDPEDSHVNTIVENHETVVENCEAAVENPLAVVENHEPVVENHEAVVENNSKQTVPSAEVINNVENMESVHSELDIKDEGPIYDYAPCQSNNDYTANVNTNYMMVKTEPDPMNYYVMQSNAPTVMSPNTLIQPGSVVSSIVPPMPQGYYVHGGQNYIIQNPQSGFVPPQSLQPPGPQMLSPQQFVSHPGYVPYMVATTHPQREFIATNPQFLAQNLPRNPSIPIHPNPTMSIRAPPQRYPISRRNYPHPNGAVIRSSMPIRGNFPRTNNSRSARNVQQQRGTPTKVQKPRKSNMPSENSNQSKTTSLIVLSDSDDEIEMIITKKTGSTADTGKTKTTSRRNTVQSRHKPTVTSEVTVSTPKGSIPQQIIQRMSQGGISITPVKPATPVQTSNTQLVVVVNETGSHYALALPNGSKLILTPEQVAQIRASNGGKLIL; translated from the exons ATGTCGcagaaaaatagaaaacggAAGTTGGAGGGGGAAGAGCAGTCAATAGTTGACTGGGAGcaggaaaatattttcctagGTGAAACAAGAAATGAAATGGAATCCATGTGGGAG CTTCCACAAATATTTCACTTTCTTCACCTAGCAAGGGAAGCTCTAAACATACCTCATTTATCCATGTATGAAATGGAACGCATGCTTTTAGTACCAAGAGCTTCAAAGCAGTTGGCTAATATCATGACATCCTTATTAAG ctCTCCCATCACCAAAGCAAAATTGAGGAAGATACCACCCATGCCATATGAGTTCTGGACAAACATTTTAGCCTACAAATTAAAAAGCTGGTTCAAAATTTATGAGGGAAAACATCGGGATGCAGTAAAA GTTCTAGAAACCATTGGTGTTGAGCCAGAATTCTGGAACATTTTCCCTGATGCTCCTCTGCTGAATGGCAAAGATTTTGAGGAGCTAACTTTCAAACAAAAAGTCTGGCTTCTGAAAACAGTCTGTGATACAGTCATG CACACTCGGAAAACTGTGCAAGAGGAAATTGCTAAGCAACCATGGGAAAACCAGTTTGAAACCCTCTTAGGAACTGATCGCTATGGAGCAAGATACATTTATTTCCCACAATTTCTTAATAGTGATCTACGAATCTATAGGCATTGTCTTGATAATAAAATTCTATCTGCAGTAAAG CCTATCAAGCCAAAGTCGGAAACAAATACGGAAAATAAAGTTCTGAAGGCGACTGACTTAGTGAGGAAAAGagcaaaatataaaaagaaaaaaacacgatGGAGCACTGGCATGGCTTCaaaatcgagaaagaaagtAAATAAATGCATTGAAAAGGATCTAAACGACTGCAAGTGTACTAGCGACAGCGCTACGGGCTCCTTAATTAATGAAGATACAAATCTGAGTAGTACAAGCacctgtaataataataataataacaataataataataataaaattaatttagacACTATCAATGGGAAAAGGTCGAGAAGTTTATCAAAGTGTTCGGAAATGAGTACAGAACCTGATAAAACACactgtaaaaatataaagacGAGTGGTTACGACACAAATAGTTCAGCCGAAACGTTTTCTGACACAAGATCAGCTGAAAGAATGTTCAAAGGATTCTCGAAAAGCAGTAGTAGCAAATGTAATATAGAAATACTTAGCGGAATATTAAGTAATTTGAAGTCTGAAGTGAGTGAAGAAAAGGGGACAGATGATGTTAATGCATCATCAACGCATACCTCACAAGCCAAGTTAGAATTAAACCCAATGAGACAATATTTAGATCCAATGGTTCTCTGTACAGGTAAAAGCGAATCTGTCGATAATTTGTCTAGTATTTCAAAGACTGATGATgagaaattaaatgaaattatcaGCGCCGAATGCTTAAAGTTGAGTGATAAAAATTCAAGTAACTTTCACACAGTTAGAGAGACGCACCAAATATCAACCATATCAAAATCTGACGATGAAAAGTTAAGTGAAACCAGAACCGATCAGAGCACACCAGAAGATACCGCTAGTCTTATTGATGAAACCGAGGAAGATAGAagtataaaacaaaataaaaggtttgttaaagaagagaaagaaaataatctgAATACTAGAGACAGAAATGTAGCAGAATCAGATCAAACTAGTAAAAGTATGGATAACAACGAGATAGAATCTGATGACGACAATGATCTTTCTCTAAGCGAATTGAGAAGGATGTTGCAGAAAGAAGCAATGGAGGATGATTTCTCTTTTGACGAGGACAGTGAAATCGGATATAACCTTCGAAAAATGAAGAACGACAAAACGAATGGCTGGACACAAGAAGTGGAGGATTTTAATGAGATGTTATTGGAACTCggtgtttcaaaatttcaactTGTAGCTGACAGCATTAGTTCATTAAAGGACCTCATATCTACTTTCTTACAAAAGAGTAGTCCAAGTGCCGATACCGATGATGAC CTTCAGTATTTCAAGCACCATCAATCTGCAAAAGTCCATTACAAA AATGAGCCAATTCCTCTGTGTGAAGTGAAACTGGCCAAGAAATTGTCATCTCTACTGAATTCTTTAAAGGAAATGGAACCAGCTTTGCGTGACTCGATAAAAAAAGCCAGAACAAGACTCCAGAAGGAACTAGGCAAATTAAAAGccgg ACAAGATGCTGTATGTTGTAGCAGTGTGGAGTGTCAGGACTCATCTGGGGAGGGTGTCGGCTCTAATTGGTGGGTTCTTGGATCGCAGGGCTATCCACTGCCAACTCCCGGAGATGCACCGATTCAAACGTTACCGCAGTCTACCTTATCCTCAGCTGGTTCCCAAAGCAGCTTCATCAAGAACGAGGAACACCAAGAGGAACGTGTCAGCCACGCAGAAGACGATAAACACGATCAACAAGAATACAGAGAGCACAAAGGTGAAAGTGTGCAAAACGAAACGCAAGGAGGCGAAGACAATAGTCAGGAAAGCGCAGGAgctgaagaagaaacgaaagaagagtcCAACTACAAAGAAG AACAACAAACTCGAAGAGTATTACGAGCCCGTGGCATCTCCTCCTACACAGAACAATTTTATTCAGATGACGAGATCGAGGAGAACGAGCTGGAAGAATGGGCCAACATTGAGGCAGTCTACGCGGCTCCCAGCGCACAGGCCGGTACATCCACTCCTTACTTTGGGACGAAAGTCAAATACGCTGACAGTCGGACAAACGAGGAGGACTCAGACCAAGATTGGATTCTACCGAGCTCTcgcaaaaggaaaaataaacgtccgt CTGCCAATAGAAGATTAAAATCATTCGAGCACAAGTTACAAAGTATCAAAGTTGATGAATTACAAGGAGCAGCAGAGTCAGCAGTGACTACTCCTTTGAATACGAATAATGACAAAGAAATACCTGTAGTCAAAGAAGGTCAAATATGTAAATTGGAGAACTTGACCGATCCAGAAGATTCCCATGTCAATACCATTGTAGAAAACCATGAAACTGTGGTAGAGAATTGTGAGGCTGCGGTGGAGAATCCCTTGGCTGTGGTAGAGAATCATGAACCTGTGGTTGAGAATCATGAGGCTGTGGTAGAGAATAATTCTAAACAAACAGTGCCTTCTGCTGAAGTGATCAACAATGTTGAGAATATGGAAAGTGTGCATTCAGAGCTGGATATTAAGGACGAAGGCCCGATCTATGATTACGCACCGTGTCAATCTAATAATGATTACACTGCAAATGTCAATACGAATTACATGATGGTGAAAACCGAACCTGATCCAATGAATTATTACGTGATGCAATCAAATGCTCCAACTGTAATGTCACCCAATACACTCATACAACCTGGATCAGTAGTCTCAAGTATCGTACCACCGATGCCGCAAGGATACTATGTACACGGAGGGCAAAACTATATTATTCAGAATCCACAATCCGGTTTTGTTCCTCCTCAATCATTACAACCGCCAGGGCCGCAGATGTTATCGCCTCAGCAATTCGttagccatcctggttatgtaCCATACATGGTGGCAACAACGCACCCGCAACGTGAATTCATTGCTACGAATCCTCAATTTCTTGCTCAAAATTTACCTCGAAATCCCTCCATTCCGATTCATCCCAATCCAACTATGTCGATTAGAGCTCCACCACAAAGGTACCCAATATCGCGCCGGAATTACCCACATCCTAATGGCGCGGTTATAAGAAGCAGTATGCCAATCAGAGGAAACTTCCCACGAACCAATAACTCTAGGTCAGCGAGAAACGTGCAGCAACAACGCGGGACTCCTACCAAGGTACAGAAACCAAGGAAATCGAACATGCCTTCAGAAAATTCAAACCAATCAAAGACTACTTCTTTGATCGTTCTCAGCGATAGTGATGACGAGATCGAAATGATCATCACTAAAAAAACCGGTTCTACGGCTGACACTGGGAAAACGAAGACTACATCTCGTAGAAACACTGTTCAGTCTAGGCATAAGCCAACTGTTACCTCAGAGGTCACAGTGAGCACACCGAAAGGGTCGATACCTCAACAAATAATACAGCGTATGAGTCAAGGGGGTATCTCGATAACGCCCGTTAAACCTGCAACGCCAGTTCAGACCTCAAATACGCAATTAGTGGTGGTCGTTAATGAAACTGGAAGCCATTATGCCTTAGCACTGCCCAATGGAAGCAAGCTTATCCTCACTCCAGAACAGGTGGCGCAGATACGAGCTTCGAACGGTGGAAAGCTAAtcttgtaa